A genomic segment from Klebsiella africana encodes:
- the rhtB gene encoding homoserine/homoserine lactone efflux protein yields the protein MTIEWWFAYLLTSIILSLSPGSGAINTMTTSINHGYRGAAASIAGLQTGLAIHIVLVGVGLGTLFSRSVLAFEVLKWAGAAYLIWLGIQQWRAAGAIDLNTLAKAQTRGKLFQRAVFVNLTNPKSIVFLAALFPQFILPHQPQVMQYLVLGVTTIVVDIIVMIGYATLAQRISAWIKGPKQMKALNKVFGSLFMLVGALLASARHA from the coding sequence ATGACCATTGAGTGGTGGTTCGCCTACCTGCTGACATCAATTATTCTCAGCCTGTCGCCGGGTTCCGGAGCGATTAATACCATGACCACCTCCATTAACCACGGTTACCGCGGCGCGGCGGCGTCGATTGCCGGTTTGCAGACTGGGCTGGCCATTCATATCGTGCTGGTTGGCGTTGGTCTCGGCACCCTCTTCTCCCGCTCGGTACTGGCCTTTGAAGTGCTGAAATGGGCCGGCGCGGCTTATCTTATCTGGCTGGGTATTCAGCAATGGCGGGCGGCAGGGGCCATCGACCTGAATACGCTGGCGAAGGCGCAGACGCGCGGCAAACTGTTCCAGCGCGCGGTGTTCGTAAATCTCACCAATCCCAAAAGCATTGTGTTTCTGGCCGCCCTGTTTCCGCAGTTTATCCTGCCGCACCAGCCGCAGGTGATGCAGTATCTTGTTCTGGGCGTCACCACCATTGTCGTCGATATCATTGTGATGATTGGCTATGCGACCCTGGCGCAGCGCATTTCAGCATGGATTAAAGGGCCAAAGCAGATGAAGGCGCTGAACAAAGTCTTTGGTTCGCTGTTTATGCTGGTCGGAGCGCTGCTCGCCTCCGCCCGTCACGCCTGA
- the pldB gene encoding lysophospholipase L2, giving the protein MFGQKKDWETRENAFAAFSMGPLTDFWRQREEAEFKGVDDVPVRFVRFCAQHNDRLVLICPGRIESYVKYAEVAYDLFHSGFDVMIIDHRGQGRSGRLLSDTHRGHVVNFSDYVDDLAALWQQQVVPGHWRKRFILAHSMGGAIATLFLQRYQAHCDAIALCAPMFGIIIRLPDWMVRHILDWAEGHQRIREEYAIGTGRWRALPFAVNVLTHSRQRYRRNLRFYADEPRLQVGGPTWHWVREGMLAGDEVLANVEKDTAPTLLLQAEEERVVDNLMHDRYCELRAAAGHPCEGGKPLVIEGAYHEILFEKDAMRSVALNAIVEFFNRHT; this is encoded by the coding sequence ATGTTTGGGCAGAAAAAGGACTGGGAAACACGAGAAAACGCGTTTGCGGCCTTTAGCATGGGGCCGCTGACGGATTTCTGGCGACAGCGCGAAGAAGCTGAATTTAAAGGCGTCGACGATGTACCGGTACGCTTTGTCCGCTTTTGCGCGCAACATAACGATCGTCTGGTGTTGATTTGCCCCGGGCGCATTGAAAGCTACGTGAAGTATGCTGAAGTGGCCTACGATCTCTTTCACAGCGGCTTTGACGTGATGATCATTGACCATCGCGGGCAGGGACGCTCGGGCCGCCTGCTGTCAGATACCCACCGCGGACATGTGGTTAATTTCAGCGACTATGTTGATGACCTGGCCGCGCTCTGGCAGCAGCAGGTGGTTCCTGGACACTGGCGAAAACGGTTTATCCTTGCCCATTCTATGGGCGGAGCGATTGCCACGCTTTTTCTGCAACGTTACCAGGCGCATTGCGATGCAATAGCGCTCTGCGCGCCGATGTTCGGGATTATTATTCGGCTGCCGGACTGGATGGTGCGCCATATTCTCGACTGGGCTGAGGGCCATCAGCGCATTCGCGAAGAGTATGCCATCGGCACCGGGCGCTGGCGGGCATTGCCTTTTGCCGTTAACGTGCTGACGCACAGTCGACAACGCTATCGTCGCAACCTGCGCTTCTATGCCGATGAGCCGCGGCTGCAGGTCGGCGGCCCGACCTGGCACTGGGTGCGTGAGGGCATGCTGGCTGGAGACGAAGTGCTGGCGAATGTGGAAAAAGATACCGCCCCGACGCTGCTTTTACAGGCGGAAGAGGAGCGGGTGGTCGATAATCTGATGCACGACCGCTATTGTGAATTACGGGCCGCTGCCGGCCATCCCTGTGAGGGCGGTAAGCCGCTCGTCATTGAAGGGGCATATCATGAGATCCTTTTTGAAAAGGACGCTATGCGCTCAGTCGCGCTCAATGCCATCGTCGAGTTTTTCAATCGACATACTTAA
- the yigL gene encoding sugar/pyridoxal phosphate phosphatase YigL, giving the protein MYQVVASDLDGTLLSPGHFLTPYAKETLKLLTARGINFVFATGRHYIDVGQIRDNLGIRSYMITSNGARVHDSDGQQIFAHNLDRDIAADLFEIVRNDPKIVTNVYREDEWYMNRHRPEEMRFFKEAVFNYKLYEPGELDPQGISKVFFTCEDHEHLLPLEQAMNARWGDRVNVSFSTLTCLEVMAGGVSKGHALEAVAKMLGYSLSDCIAFGDGMNDAEMLSMAGKGCIMANAHQRLKDLHPELEVIGSNADDAVPHYLRKLYLD; this is encoded by the coding sequence ATGTACCAGGTTGTTGCGTCTGATTTAGACGGCACGCTGCTTTCCCCCGGCCATTTCCTGACCCCGTATGCCAAAGAGACGCTGAAGCTGCTGACCGCCCGAGGGATCAATTTCGTCTTCGCCACCGGCCGTCACTACATCGACGTCGGGCAGATCCGCGATAATCTCGGCATCCGGTCGTACATGATCACCTCTAACGGCGCCCGGGTTCACGATAGCGATGGCCAGCAAATCTTCGCCCATAACCTCGACCGCGATATTGCCGCCGACCTGTTTGAGATCGTGCGTAACGACCCGAAAATCGTCACTAACGTCTATCGGGAAGACGAGTGGTATATGAACCGCCATCGTCCGGAAGAGATGCGCTTCTTCAAGGAGGCGGTGTTTAACTACAAGCTGTATGAGCCGGGCGAACTGGATCCGCAGGGGATCAGCAAGGTCTTCTTTACCTGCGAGGATCACGAGCACCTCCTGCCGCTGGAGCAGGCGATGAACGCCCGCTGGGGCGATCGGGTGAACGTCAGCTTCTCCACCTTAACCTGCCTGGAAGTCATGGCGGGTGGGGTATCGAAGGGGCATGCGCTGGAGGCGGTAGCGAAAATGCTCGGCTACAGTCTGTCAGATTGCATCGCTTTCGGCGACGGTATGAACGACGCCGAGATGCTGTCGATGGCCGGCAAAGGCTGCATCATGGCCAACGCCCACCAGCGGCTAAAGGATCTGCATCCGGAGCTGGAAGTGATCGGCAGCAACGCCGACGATGCGGTTCCGCACTACCTGCGTAAGCTATACCTCGACTGA
- a CDS encoding Rpn family recombination-promoting nuclease/putative transposase, translating to MAETATPHDAVFKSFLSRVETARDFIELHLPSSLIQICKLDTLRLKSGSFLEDDLRPYYSDILYSLETTRGAGYVHVLIEHQSAPDKLMAFRLMRYAVAAMQRHLESGHKTLPLVIPILFYQGRRSPYPWSMRWLDNFADPETARQLYSGAFPLVDITVIPDDDIMQHRSMAALTLVQKHIRQRDMAQLLDKLTHLLMLEQMSGQQITVLVNYMAQAGDAEDTRTLLYGLAQRVPQHGGLLMTLAETWLAEGMEKGVQQGIKEGKHQALVQVAEAMRNRGIDDQAIMEMTGLAEDELQRLRH from the coding sequence ATGGCGGAAACGGCGACTCCTCATGATGCAGTATTTAAAAGTTTTCTCTCGCGAGTAGAGACGGCGCGCGATTTTATCGAGCTCCACCTGCCTTCGTCGTTAATACAGATCTGCAAACTGGATACCCTGCGTCTGAAATCCGGCAGCTTTCTCGAAGACGATCTCAGGCCTTACTACAGCGATATCCTTTATTCGCTGGAAACCACCCGCGGTGCGGGCTATGTCCATGTTCTGATCGAGCACCAGAGCGCACCTGATAAGCTGATGGCCTTTCGCTTAATGCGCTATGCTGTCGCCGCCATGCAACGGCACCTGGAGAGCGGCCATAAAACGCTGCCTCTGGTTATCCCTATTCTCTTTTATCAGGGACGACGCAGCCCCTATCCCTGGTCGATGCGCTGGCTGGATAATTTTGCCGATCCTGAAACCGCCCGCCAGCTCTATAGCGGGGCGTTTCCGCTGGTCGATATCACGGTGATCCCCGATGACGACATCATGCAGCACCGCAGCATGGCAGCCCTGACGCTGGTGCAAAAGCACATCCGCCAGCGCGATATGGCGCAATTGCTGGATAAGTTGACCCACCTCTTAATGCTGGAGCAGATGAGCGGACAACAAATCACCGTATTGGTAAACTATATGGCTCAGGCAGGGGATGCCGAAGATACTCGGACACTCTTGTACGGGCTGGCACAGCGCGTGCCGCAGCATGGAGGATTACTGATGACGCTGGCGGAAACATGGCTTGCAGAAGGTATGGAGAAAGGCGTACAGCAAGGCATAAAAGAAGGTAAACACCAGGCTCTGGTGCAGGTTGCCGAAGCGATGCGCAATCGCGGTATTGATGACCAGGCGATTATGGAAATGACCGGTCTGGCTGAGGATGAGCTGCAGCGGCTTCGCCACTGA
- a CDS encoding carboxylate/amino acid/amine transporter has product MALLIITTILWAFSFSLIGEYLAGSVDSYFSVLMRVGLAALVFLPFLRTRGQSPRTIVLYMLVGAMQLGIMYLLAFRAYLYLTVSEFLLFTVFTPLYITLIYDLLSGRKLRWGYLLSAALAVLGAAIIRYDKVSDHFWTGLLLVQLSNLCFAIGMVGYKRLMEVRPMPQHNAFAWFYVGAFIVAVAAWFMLGNPQKLPTTTLQWSVLVWLGVVASGLGYFMWNYGATQVDAGTLGIMNNVHVPAGLLVNLAIWQEQPHWPSFISGALVILASLWVHRRWVAPHSGQTADDRRHGSAQSE; this is encoded by the coding sequence GTGGCGCTGTTAATTATCACCACTATCCTGTGGGCCTTTTCTTTTAGCCTGATTGGCGAATACTTGGCCGGTAGCGTCGACAGCTATTTTTCGGTGCTGATGCGCGTGGGCCTGGCGGCGCTGGTGTTCCTGCCTTTCCTGCGCACGCGCGGCCAGTCTCCGCGCACGATCGTGCTCTATATGCTGGTGGGCGCGATGCAGCTAGGCATCATGTACCTGCTGGCTTTCCGCGCCTATCTCTATCTGACGGTCTCGGAATTTCTGCTGTTTACCGTGTTTACTCCCCTGTATATCACGCTGATCTACGACTTGCTTAGCGGACGTAAGCTGCGCTGGGGCTATCTGCTGAGCGCCGCGCTGGCGGTGCTGGGGGCGGCGATTATCCGCTATGACAAAGTCAGCGATCATTTCTGGACCGGGCTGTTACTGGTGCAGCTGTCAAATCTCTGCTTCGCCATCGGCATGGTGGGGTATAAGCGCCTGATGGAGGTGCGTCCGATGCCGCAGCACAATGCCTTTGCCTGGTTCTATGTCGGGGCTTTTATCGTGGCGGTTGCGGCATGGTTTATGCTCGGCAACCCACAGAAGCTGCCGACCACCACGCTGCAGTGGAGCGTGCTGGTGTGGCTCGGCGTGGTGGCCTCCGGGCTGGGTTACTTTATGTGGAACTATGGCGCCACGCAGGTGGATGCCGGCACGCTGGGGATCATGAATAACGTCCATGTCCCCGCCGGGCTGCTGGTTAACCTTGCCATCTGGCAAGAGCAGCCGCACTGGCCGAGCTTTATTAGCGGAGCGTTGGTGATCCTGGCCTCGCTGTGGGTCCATCGCCGCTGGGTCGCTCCGCACTCCGGACAAACGGCAGATGATCGCAGGCATGGTTCCGCGCAGAGCGAATAA
- the recQ gene encoding ATP-dependent DNA helicase RecQ: protein MAQAEVLNQESLAKQVLQETFGYQQFRPGQETIIETALEGRDCLVVMPTGGGKSLCYQVPALVMGGLTVVVSPLISLMKDQVDQLLANGVAAACLNSTQSREQQQEVMAGCRSGQVRLLYIAPERLMLDNFLEHLANWNLAMLAVDEAHCISQWGHDFRPEYAALGQLRQRMPQIPFMALTATADDTTRRDIVRLLGLNDPLIQVSSFDRPNIRYMLMEKFKPLDQLMRYVQDQRGKSGIIYCNSRSKVEDTAARLQSRGISAAAYHAGLENDVRADVQEKFQRDDLQIVVATVAFGMGINKPNVRFVVHFDIPRNIESYYQETGRAGRDGLPAEAMLFYDPADMAWLRRCLEEKPAGPLQDIERHKLNAMGAFAEAQTCRRLVLLNYFGEGRQEPCGNCDICLDPPKQYDGLMDARKALSTIYRVNQRFGMGYVVEVLRGANNQRIREMGHDKLPVYGIGREQSHEHWVSVIRQLIHLGLVTQNIAQHSALQLTEAARPVLRGDVPLQLAVPRIVALKPKAMQKSFGGNYDRKLFAKLRKLRKAIADEENIPPYVVFNDATLIEMAEQSPLTAGEMLSVNGVGTRKLERFGKPFMALIRAHVDGDDE, encoded by the coding sequence GTGGCACAGGCGGAAGTATTAAATCAGGAATCGCTGGCTAAGCAGGTTTTACAAGAAACCTTCGGCTACCAGCAGTTCCGTCCTGGCCAGGAAACGATTATCGAGACGGCGCTCGAAGGCCGGGACTGCCTGGTGGTCATGCCGACCGGTGGCGGCAAGTCGTTGTGCTATCAGGTGCCGGCGCTGGTCATGGGCGGTCTGACGGTGGTGGTCTCACCGCTGATCTCGCTGATGAAGGACCAGGTCGATCAACTGCTGGCCAACGGCGTGGCGGCGGCTTGTCTGAACTCGACGCAGAGCCGCGAGCAGCAGCAGGAGGTGATGGCCGGTTGCCGCAGCGGGCAGGTTCGTCTGCTGTATATCGCGCCGGAACGGCTGATGCTGGATAACTTTCTTGAGCATCTGGCGAACTGGAACCTGGCGATGCTGGCGGTAGACGAAGCGCACTGTATCTCCCAGTGGGGCCATGACTTCCGTCCGGAATATGCCGCGCTGGGCCAGCTGCGTCAGCGGATGCCGCAGATCCCGTTTATGGCGTTGACCGCCACCGCCGATGACACCACCCGCCGCGATATTGTCCGCCTGCTGGGGCTTAACGATCCGCTGATTCAGGTCAGCAGCTTCGACCGGCCGAACATCCGCTATATGCTGATGGAGAAATTCAAGCCGCTCGACCAGCTGATGCGCTATGTACAGGATCAGCGCGGCAAATCAGGCATTATCTACTGCAACAGCCGTTCAAAAGTGGAAGATACCGCCGCCAGGCTGCAAAGCCGCGGTATTAGCGCGGCGGCTTACCATGCCGGTCTGGAAAACGATGTGCGCGCCGACGTGCAGGAGAAATTCCAGCGCGACGATCTGCAGATCGTGGTGGCGACGGTGGCCTTCGGGATGGGTATCAACAAGCCGAACGTCCGCTTTGTGGTGCATTTTGATATCCCGCGCAATATTGAATCCTACTATCAGGAGACCGGCCGCGCCGGGCGTGACGGCCTGCCGGCGGAAGCGATGCTGTTTTACGATCCGGCGGACATGGCGTGGTTGCGCCGCTGTCTGGAAGAGAAGCCCGCCGGGCCGCTGCAGGATATCGAACGGCATAAGCTGAACGCGATGGGGGCGTTTGCTGAAGCCCAGACCTGTCGTCGTCTGGTGCTGCTGAACTACTTTGGCGAAGGACGCCAGGAGCCGTGCGGCAACTGCGATATTTGTCTTGATCCGCCAAAGCAGTACGATGGCTTAATGGACGCCCGCAAGGCGCTTTCAACGATTTACCGGGTGAATCAACGCTTCGGGATGGGTTACGTGGTGGAGGTTCTGCGCGGGGCCAACAATCAGCGCATCCGAGAGATGGGCCACGATAAGCTGCCGGTTTACGGTATCGGCCGGGAGCAAAGTCACGAGCACTGGGTGAGCGTGATCCGCCAGCTGATTCACCTTGGGCTGGTGACGCAGAATATCGCCCAGCACTCCGCGCTGCAGCTGACCGAAGCTGCGCGACCGGTGCTGCGTGGCGACGTGCCGCTGCAGCTCGCCGTGCCGCGTATCGTGGCGCTGAAGCCGAAGGCGATGCAGAAATCCTTTGGCGGCAATTATGACCGTAAACTGTTTGCCAAGCTGCGCAAATTGCGTAAAGCGATCGCTGACGAAGAGAATATCCCGCCATACGTGGTCTTCAACGACGCGACGCTTATCGAGATGGCCGAACAATCGCCGCTGACCGCCGGCGAGATGCTCAGCGTCAACGGCGTGGGGACACGCAAGCTCGAGCGTTTTGGGAAGCCGTTTATGGCGCTGATCCGGGCGCATGTTGATGGCGACGATGAGTAG
- the metR gene encoding HTH-type transcriptional regulator MetR — protein sequence MIEIKHLKTLQALRNSGSLAGAAAALHQTQSALSHQFSDLEQRLGFRLFVRKSQPLRFTPQGEILLQLANQVLPQIARALQDCNEPQQTKLRLAIECHSCIQWLTPALENFRARWPHVEVDFHSGVTFDPQPALQQGELDLVMTSDILPRSGLHYSPMFDYEVRLVLAPEHPLAMKTLVTPEDLAAETLLIYPVQRGRLDIWRHFLQPAGISPQLKSVDNTLLLIQMVAARMGIAALPHWVVESFERQGLVVTKTLGEGLWSRLYAAVRDGEQRQPVTEAFIRSARNHACDHLPFVRSAERPSGDGPTARPGSPTLR from the coding sequence ATGATCGAAATTAAACATCTGAAAACGCTGCAAGCGTTGCGGAACAGCGGTTCACTGGCGGGCGCAGCAGCGGCCCTGCACCAGACCCAATCCGCTTTGTCTCACCAGTTCAGCGATCTGGAACAGCGCCTTGGCTTTCGTCTGTTTGTGCGTAAGAGCCAACCGCTGCGTTTTACCCCTCAGGGGGAGATCCTCTTACAGCTGGCCAACCAGGTACTGCCGCAGATCGCCCGCGCCCTGCAGGACTGTAACGAACCGCAGCAGACCAAACTGCGCCTGGCTATCGAATGTCACAGCTGTATTCAGTGGCTGACGCCGGCGCTGGAGAATTTCCGCGCCCGCTGGCCACATGTGGAGGTCGACTTCCATTCCGGGGTGACCTTCGACCCGCAGCCAGCGCTGCAGCAGGGCGAACTGGATCTGGTGATGACCTCCGATATCCTGCCGCGCAGCGGTCTGCACTACTCGCCAATGTTTGATTATGAGGTGCGTCTGGTACTGGCGCCCGAGCATCCGTTAGCCATGAAGACGCTGGTTACCCCGGAGGATCTGGCCGCGGAAACGCTGTTGATTTATCCCGTGCAGCGCGGGCGCCTCGATATCTGGCGCCACTTCCTGCAGCCGGCCGGCATCAGCCCGCAGCTGAAAAGCGTCGATAACACGCTGTTGCTGATCCAGATGGTGGCTGCCCGGATGGGCATTGCCGCACTGCCGCACTGGGTGGTGGAAAGCTTTGAACGCCAGGGCCTGGTGGTCACCAAAACCCTGGGCGAGGGATTATGGAGCCGGTTGTACGCGGCCGTTCGCGATGGCGAACAACGTCAACCGGTCACCGAAGCGTTTATTCGCTCTGCGCGGAACCATGCCTGCGATCATCTGCCGTTTGTCCGGAGTGCGGAGCGACCCAGCGGCGATGGACCCACAGCGAGGCCAGGATCACCAACGCTCCGCTAA
- the yigI gene encoding acyl-CoA thioesterase YigI: MSELTAEAALKLVGEIFVYHMPFNRALGLELERYEKAFAQLSFNNQPMMVGNWAQSILHGGVIASALDVAAGLVCVGSTLTRHDTINEEELRQRLSRMGTIDLRVDYLRPGRGERFTATSTLLRAGNKVAVARVELHNEAQVYIASATATYMVG; this comes from the coding sequence ATGTCTGAACTTACTGCCGAAGCAGCCCTGAAACTGGTGGGTGAGATTTTCGTCTATCACATGCCGTTTAACCGCGCCCTCGGTCTCGAACTGGAACGCTATGAAAAAGCGTTTGCGCAGCTTAGCTTTAATAATCAGCCGATGATGGTCGGCAACTGGGCGCAAAGCATTCTGCATGGCGGGGTGATCGCCTCCGCGCTGGACGTCGCCGCTGGCCTGGTCTGCGTCGGCAGCACCCTCACCCGGCATGACACCATCAACGAAGAAGAGCTGCGCCAGCGGCTTTCCCGCATGGGAACCATCGACCTGCGCGTGGACTACCTGCGTCCGGGCCGCGGCGAACGTTTTACCGCCACCAGCACCCTGCTGCGCGCCGGCAATAAAGTGGCGGTTGCCCGCGTGGAACTGCATAACGAAGCGCAGGTCTATATTGCCAGCGCAACGGCCACCTATATGGTGGGTTGA
- the pldA gene encoding phospholipase A, with translation MRISLACLAALCALPAGVMAQDASVHDKPAVRGSIIANLLQDHDNPFLLYPYESNYLLYTWTSDLNKEAIRSYDWAENARKDEVKFQLSLAFPLWRGILGDNSLLGASYTQKSWWQLSNSKESAPFRETNYEPQLFLGFATDYQFAGWTLRDIEMGYNHDSNGRSDPTSRSWNRLYARLMAQNGNWLVEVKPWYVVGSTDDNPDITKYMGYYRLKVGYQLGEAILSAQGQYNWNTGYGGAEFGVSYPITKHVRAYTQIYSGYGESLIDYNFNQTRVGVGLMLNDLF, from the coding sequence ATGCGTATCTCTTTGGCCTGCCTGGCGGCGCTGTGCGCGCTACCGGCTGGTGTTATGGCGCAGGACGCGTCGGTACACGACAAACCAGCAGTGCGCGGCAGCATTATCGCCAACCTGCTACAGGACCATGATAATCCTTTCCTGCTTTACCCTTATGAGAGCAACTACCTGCTCTATACGTGGACCAGCGACCTCAATAAAGAGGCGATCCGCAGCTATGACTGGGCCGAAAACGCCCGTAAAGATGAAGTAAAGTTCCAGCTGAGCCTGGCGTTCCCGCTGTGGCGCGGTATCCTGGGCGATAATTCCCTGCTCGGCGCGTCGTACACCCAGAAATCCTGGTGGCAGCTCTCCAATAGCAAAGAGTCGGCGCCATTTCGCGAAACCAATTACGAGCCACAGCTGTTTTTAGGCTTTGCGACCGACTATCAGTTTGCCGGCTGGACGCTGCGCGACATTGAGATGGGGTATAACCACGACTCAAATGGCCGTTCCGACCCCACCTCGCGCAGCTGGAACCGGCTTTACGCCCGGCTGATGGCGCAAAACGGCAACTGGCTGGTGGAAGTGAAACCCTGGTATGTGGTGGGCAGCACCGATGATAACCCGGACATTACTAAATACATGGGCTATTACCGCCTGAAGGTGGGCTACCAGTTGGGGGAGGCGATCCTCAGCGCGCAGGGACAATATAACTGGAACACCGGCTACGGCGGGGCGGAGTTTGGGGTGAGCTACCCCATCACTAAACATGTTCGCGCCTATACGCAGATCTACAGCGGCTATGGCGAGTCGCTTATCGACTATAACTTTAACCAAACGCGCGTCGGGGTCGGGCTAATGCTCAACGATCTGTTTTAA
- the rhtC gene encoding threonine export protein RhtC, with translation MLMLFLTVALVHIIALMSPGPDFFFVSQTAISRSRREAMMGVLGITCGVMIWAGVALLGLNLILAQMAWLHNIIMVGGGLYLCWMGYQMLRGALKKEAVAPAEPQVELARSGRSFVKGLLTNLANPKAIIYFGSVFSLFVGDSVGAGARWGIFLLIIVETLAWFMVVASLFALPGMRRGYQRMAKWIDGIAGTLFAGFGIHLIISR, from the coding sequence ATGCTGATGCTTTTCCTCACCGTGGCGCTGGTGCATATCATTGCGCTGATGAGCCCGGGGCCGGACTTTTTCTTTGTCTCACAAACGGCCATCAGCCGCTCGCGCAGAGAGGCGATGATGGGTGTGCTGGGGATCACCTGCGGCGTGATGATCTGGGCGGGGGTTGCTCTGCTCGGCCTGAACCTGATCCTTGCGCAGATGGCGTGGCTGCATAACATCATTATGGTCGGTGGCGGCCTGTATCTGTGCTGGATGGGCTACCAGATGCTGCGTGGCGCGCTGAAAAAAGAGGCGGTGGCCCCGGCGGAGCCGCAGGTGGAGCTGGCCCGTAGCGGACGCAGCTTCGTGAAGGGATTGTTGACCAATCTGGCGAATCCGAAAGCAATCATCTACTTCGGCTCGGTGTTCTCGTTGTTCGTCGGTGATAGCGTTGGCGCCGGCGCGCGCTGGGGTATTTTCCTGCTGATTATCGTCGAGACGCTGGCCTGGTTTATGGTGGTTGCCAGCCTGTTCGCCCTGCCGGGGATGCGCCGCGGCTATCAGCGGATGGCGAAGTGGATCGATGGTATCGCCGGTACGCTGTTTGCGGGCTTTGGCATCCACCTGATTATCTCGCGTTAA
- the rarD gene encoding EamA family transporter RarD codes for MDAKQTRLGIILALAAYFIWGIAPAYFKLIYYVPADEILTHRVIWSFFFMVALISVSRQWPQVKKLLKTPRKIFLLALSAVLVGGNWLLFIWAVNNHHMLEASLGYFINPLVNILLGMIFLGERFRRLQWLAVLLAFCGVLVQLWTFGSLPIIGLGLAFSFAFYGLVRKKIAVDAQTGMLVETLWLLPVAAIWLFGITDSPTSHMGENPWSLNLLLMAAGVVTTIPLLCFTGAATRLRLSTLGFFQYIGPTLMFLLAVTFYGEVPGKDKMVTFGFIWVALAVFIVDALYTQRRLRRG; via the coding sequence ATGGATGCGAAACAGACGCGGTTGGGGATCATTCTGGCCCTCGCCGCCTACTTTATCTGGGGTATCGCGCCAGCGTACTTCAAACTTATCTACTATGTTCCCGCCGATGAAATTCTGACCCATCGCGTGATCTGGTCTTTCTTTTTCATGGTGGCGCTCATCAGCGTCAGCCGCCAGTGGCCGCAGGTGAAAAAGCTGCTGAAAACGCCACGCAAGATCTTCCTGCTGGCACTCTCGGCAGTGCTGGTCGGCGGTAACTGGCTGCTGTTCATCTGGGCGGTGAATAACCACCATATGCTGGAAGCCAGCCTCGGCTACTTTATTAACCCGCTGGTGAATATTTTGTTGGGGATGATTTTCCTCGGCGAACGCTTCCGTCGTCTGCAGTGGCTGGCGGTGCTCCTCGCCTTTTGCGGCGTGCTGGTCCAGCTGTGGACCTTTGGTTCGCTGCCGATCATCGGCCTTGGGCTGGCCTTCAGCTTTGCCTTTTACGGCCTGGTGCGAAAGAAAATCGCTGTCGATGCGCAAACCGGCATGCTGGTGGAAACGCTGTGGCTGCTGCCGGTGGCGGCAATCTGGCTGTTCGGCATCACCGACAGCCCGACCAGCCATATGGGCGAGAACCCCTGGTCGCTCAATCTGCTGCTGATGGCGGCAGGCGTGGTCACGACCATTCCTCTGCTGTGCTTCACTGGCGCGGCAACGCGTCTGCGGCTTTCCACGCTGGGCTTTTTCCAGTACATCGGCCCAACGCTGATGTTCCTGCTGGCGGTGACGTTTTACGGCGAAGTGCCGGGCAAGGATAAAATGGTGACCTTTGGCTTTATCTGGGTCGCGCTGGCGGTGTTTATCGTCGATGCGCTGTATACCCAGCGCAGGCTGCGCAGAGGCTAA